The Plasmodium vivax chromosome 13, whole genome shotgun sequence nucleotide sequence ttccTTTGACGTGTTTCTCCTTCACTTTAAAATTGTTACCGCCGGGTACTTTTGTGCCTCTTCGAGGAGAGGGAAGGAAGCGCGCCCCGCACGGTCCTCTGCAAATTTACGCCTCTGCTGCGTAAATATACGCAAGAGTGCGCATGTTGTGTAGGTTCCTAAGCGCATAACAGCGTTCACGGCGTTGGCGTTAGTGTTAGCAGTTTTCTGTGGGTTCCTTTTACCTGTTAAtttaatttcccttttttgtcgAAGCGTTCCCAGCGGAGCGCATTCACTTCTACCCCCGTTTCGTCACTTTGCCCCAATGCACGAGCAGAAGTTTACAtattagaagaaaaaacaaaaaataaattttgcgCCACAATGAAGTGAAGTCGTTTTGgcgtttttttcaccacgTGTGGAGTGCTAACCgttttggctatttttgcGAATAATTCATccatttctcattttttgctcaatttgtgtgttcccttttgacagcaattttttttttaacttttttaaaattagcCCCAATTTGAAGAGCGCCACAAGGGGATTCACCGCCACGCGGAACAGCcgcatataaataaacatatgcGTGTACGTGTTCACGTGGATGCATACCTTCTTACGAACATAAACGTAGCAGCAAAATGTAAGCTGTAACAATAATGGTAATTGGCAGCAAGCAAATCTGCGAACCATTTTGACTAGGCTAGTAACACGCACGTGGCATCCTATCCATTTGATCTGTACTGAAAGGTTAAATTCAGGCGGACCGTAGGAGTACTTAACAAATTATGAGCGCGCAGTGGTAGGGCAAAGGTAGAAACCCCAACGTGCGTGAAGAAGTGCTCGCATGAGAGTTAAGCGTGCCCACTGGTAAGCGCGATCTTAGGAGCGAATTTGAAGGGGGAGAGCCCAGTTGCCACACAAAGGTGAATCCCGTACTACCCCCCCCATTTATCTTTGACCCAACCCCAAAGCACGAAACTGTTCGAAGAAATCTATGCACCACATCGGGTACTCAAAATTGTATATGCAATTTCTAACTGAGGAGGACGCCCCACTTGTATCATCAGAACAGaggcaaaatgaaagaagaCGAATCGGACGAACCTGTGCAGAAAAAGGAGTATGAAAAAACGTTTTGGGAACAAATTGGAAAACCCAAGCACATTTTAGCTCCCATGGTGGACTTAAGCGAATTAGCATTTCGATTGCTATGCAGAAATTACAACTGTCACTTGACTTTCACCCCCATGTtacatgcaaaaaattttgtggagcatgaaaaatatcgaaaaagttattttcaaaGTTGCGAAAAAGATGAACCTGTAATTGCGCAGTTTTGTGGGAACAATtcgaaaattattttaaacgCAATTGAGTATATTAAGAATGAGGTGAACGCTGTTGATTTGAATTTGGGGTGTCCCCAGCAAAttgccaaaaaggggaattatGGAGCCTTCTTACTACAAAAGCACGACGAAGTGGTGAACTTAGTGTCAGACATAACGAATAATTGCAATATCCCAATTACTtgtaaaataagaaaaattgaCCAAGATTATCAGAAAACGTTAAACCTGTGTTATGATTTACAGAGTCGTAATGTCAAAATGATTACCGTTCATGGAAGgacaaaggaggaaaaaggcacaaataTTAAACAATGTGATtatgaaattattaaaataataaaggaaaGATTAAACATCCCAATAATAGCTAATGGATCCATCGAGCATTTTGAAGATATACAAAAATGCCTAAATTATACCAAAGCCGACGCAGTTATGTGTGCAGAAATTTTACTCGAAAaaccctattttttttcaaaccaaaatgtacacacaGTGGATGTCGTGAATGAGTATTACGATTTGTTTTTACAATACGAGTCGAacacaaaatatttaaaaggacatttgtttaaaatgttatataagTATTTTCAAGTGCACACCGATTTGAGAGACATGCTGAATAATTGCCACTCGCTGGATGACTATGTAAACTTTCGCTCCATTTTGAACGAGAAAAGGAGCAGCGGCGTCCTCACCGAGTCCTCCCTCAGTTGGTACAGGAGGTACAGGAAAACCGAgtgaggggggagggaagccaGATTCCCCGCTGGCAACATACCCGcacgtgtgcacatatgcatatggcTTCCCATTCGTTTTGTAGTAACGCGTATTccgctgctttttttttttaattcgtccTATGGGTTAGTTTTTTAAGGGGCCTACACCCCCCAACAACACGTGTTTGTCTTAGCCGCATTATTCGCCTAACCAGTGTCCATTTTTGCGCGgcattttattccttttttcgtcagtttgttttttatttcctcattTATGATTTAGCCCTTTTACAACTTTGGCATAGCAAGTcggctcttctttttttttgtcgtttTTGAAAAGGTGAAAGTTGTCGACAAATGGTTTTTCGTCAGTTTTTTgaagtatttaaaaaatgaagcgaagcctttttggctagctctttaaaaaaaaaaaaaaaaaaaaaagaaggcaggtaggaagaaataaataaaatatgaacggtGCAGGCAGAATTGTACCGCATTTTTTCTGACGTTGTGCAgacgtttccctttttttctgctccttTTGCGGCATCGGCTAGAAACGAAGAAAAGGCGTTACTCTTCAGCAAAGGtcacttttcctttttctgctttctcattttttttatctccagGGTGACATTCTCAATGTtctgaaaaagggggcagaGGAAATGGGGACATGTGTGCAAATGGGCAGTGGTGTTGCCTAAGCAGTAACGtaggcacatttttttttttttttctgacctTCTTTATTTCTCCGATTTGCGAATTTAAAAACTCAATGTCATTTTCGGACGACTTGATGTTGCTCTCAAGTTcggatattttttcctcatagCCCTGAGTATCtgcatttatattatcatttatcATGTCTATTTGTGCTTTCAACGTTTGTATTTGGTAATTCGAGATAGTTTTGCTGTTATTCAGTGTGGAGGCATTGTTACTGCTAGCATTGACGCTGCTACTGTTGCTGCTACTTTTCGCGTTTTTAATggcgaaaatttttttctttaactgACTGTCTATGTTGACTAACtgttcttgtttttttttcaaaatgttttcattttccatataggtgttttttaatttcatgaGTTCCTCTTTTAATTGTCTgatttcttcatattttgttTGTATGGACAGTTGCGTTTCGTTTAGGCAAATTTCATCTATCGCTTTTAGCTGTTGCTTGGAAATGTTTTCCAGCCCCTCCTTATCATTATTCagtttttgtaaaatttcttcattttctttcagTTTGTTTTCAAGCTTGACTATTTTGTCCGTATTGTCTTCTATGCTTACTTTACTCTTTAACAATTCGATATTTTTCTTGTATTTGTTTAATTCGTTTATGGCTGATTTTTCAATGGAGTTTTTGGTGCCAGCCgtggttttctttttcacttgCAAAAGTACATTGTCTAGAAACACCTTCTctaattttaacaaattcttttttatttccgagtaaatttcttcattttttgtattcttGCTCCCCTCGGTAGTTTTTTCCGCCACCAGATTCGTTTTTATGGCGTTCTCTACATTCTTTTTGTTATTCAAAATGGTGCTGCTCGAACTCATGTACTTATTCATCGTGGGGAAGacacacaaatgggcagcTCACTTTGAGTGAAGCAGAGTTGCAGCGAAGAATCGAAGGTGACGAAAGAAAATGTGTAGCAAATGAAGATAGACTACCGAATTGCACCTACACCGATGAGTGATGCATAATTCGGAAGGGGGCAAGGGTGAATGTGATCgccctttttatttgccttacATTAAGGCGCTAATTTGCACATGAAAATGTGCACTTTTATGTTTAGGCGGATTCACAACAGGGGAGGGGTAAATTTTTTGTCCTTATTCAAAATTGGTGAATAGCAGGGGTTGGGGAGGCTCCTCGTAGGGGGTTTGTACAAAGGGAGGGAGACGCGGAGGAGGGGTAGAAGCAGTAGGAGCGGTAGAAGCAGCTGGAGCAGTCCCCTTTCCAAATGCGAATTCTTCAAAAGTGAACACGTACACTGGCAGGGAAGTGAGCGTACGTCAGTGCACACTCACTTACCGGTCATCTTTACACTTTATGGCTCTTCAAAATAGGCCTTTTTCACTGCAAAAGTGTGAGGCATAAGTTTTAGGAAGGCACAAAGATGGCGGTGAAGGTTTGCGCCTATGCTTCTTCAAAAGATTGACGCTTCTGTGCTTTTACACATTAGACAGGtagtcatttaaaaaaaaaaaaaaaaaaaaaaaattgcaatacGGATTAGAGGCAGCAGCGCCTACATACGATTATgtatggcaaaaaaaggagtgtaCCTCAAAGTGACATAAATATGACAAATCAATTTTGAGAAGCGTGAAATGATTATCATCACTACTCGCAGTTATTTAACAATTCCTCCGCTGAGCATTGCGGTACTTGGAGTGTTTTTACcgttcgaaaaaaaatttactgtcttttgaaaaatgggcgaggagaaaaaagaacatttccccatttgacTAGGCTAATCAAAACGTATGAAACCGTTTGAGTTTTTCCCATTGTTGGCACTTTTATAGAACCGGGACGGCCGCGTTCGGGTTAAAGGGCAACATAATTCGAGTAGGTATGTTCCGTATTTAAGCCGCTTGCTtaaaatgtgtgcatgcgTATAGGTACGCCTATGCGTACGTTTGCGTGGGAAGGAGCGTTTTCCTCACCTCCATGCGGTTGCAAAGGGGGCTGGGCGCGCGACagagaaaaaaggcataCGCATAAATAAAGACAATTAGCGGCACTGGTTGGACTTTAAGATGTGCTCAATCTGTTATCTGTTGACACGCCACTTCTGCCGCTTTACCACCCTTATGGGGGAGGGTCCACTTTGTTTCTCTCTTACACTGTTCCATTTgctttgattttttttttttttctcatcctTTTAACCCGTTCCTCCTTCCCCTTAGCAGTAGACAATCGCCTCTCAGCTGCGCCATTTATTTCTCACTGCGTTAAGGGTTGTTTCTGTttaccaaaatggtgaatgcaaaaatgtcatttttgtttttttctcttttcccgATTGAGGGgtgtgtcatttttttttggcgtaaGTGGGGGTCCGCTAACGGTCTTATATccttttgttaaaaaggacACTCCATGGAGTGCGGGCACACAAGTGAACCGTGTGCCATGGGGAGCAATGTTGAGGAGGGCGCGGGAGATAGCAAACATGAAGTTaccatatgtatgcacatatatacatgttgaTGCCTTCTCACACGTGCGCTCCCCCTACGCTGCTTCGCAAAAGAAGCTTGTTAGCCTTTATCTGCCTAGGGGTAGGTACAATTGTGCATCcgtgggggggaacaaaaaggggcaaaattgGCGAAGTACCCCCGGACGTTCAAATGTTCGGGGGGTACCGACTTTGCCACAtcaatgtgtgtacatatatatgcgctTATACAGATGAAGTGCAATTTTTGGAGCCCCCCTCAAATGGTGTCAAAATAGGGACTCGCTTTCCCCTTTAAAATGACTGCTATCCAATGTGTGGTTTTTTTAAGCAACATGTGGAATGCTGTGTGAGCGAATTGTTAACCGGAGTAGGGGCCTTTACTCAACTGAGGTGATGGGCGAGCGTATACCAATTGAGAGATCtataaaaggggaaaaaccacCAGCTGTGATGAAAACGAACCAGGGAAGATCCTTCCTCGGGTATTTGACCCATTCGGCGCGAAAAAGCCCAAGAGGCTTGCTTCGCATTAAACGAGCGATGTGTTATGGGTTACACGTCCTGGCGGGTTTCTTCCCCGTGGGGGGTGAGCAAATGGTATGCTTTTTATTCTCACGTCAAATGAGGCATTTTCGCACTTACCACGTGGGCGGCAATCACGTAAGCGGTAATACCATTTGCGACAATACCATTTGTGCTTGCCACATTTCAGCCCTTTTAAATTCTGCTATATTGcatccctcccccccccagtgtGCTCTGAGCAATGGCGAATAAATGCGGGTCGGGTAAGCAAGTATGCATAGGTGAGCGCGCAtttgcagaagggggaaaaaaaaattgacccTTGTGGtgcccttttcttcttttttttaagaaatgaAGATTAGTTCAAATGAGTTTCCCTTCTGTatcgtttctttttattttttatttatttttttgttacattaTGCCATTTGGAAATTAGTGAACTGTCACTCTTGTTCACCCGTTTcattgacatttttttccacattttatgtttgcattttcgtgcgtgtttttatttccacttttttttttttccacgcgAATTGATCTTTTCTGCGGAGAAgaagccccttttttttttatgcatcgaaaaaaaataaagggcaTTCGATATTGCGCATgacatatttttgcatgtacAAAACATATGCATAAGTGCATGTTTTATGTGAAGATACGGGAGTACACGTCCTCGTGTGACCATCATGTCAGCGTGACATTTGCTCTCGCTCAGACCAAGGTGCTGTGTTATGTGAGAGCGGCGCCCATCATGTGAGCGTGAAAATAAACGGAGGTAGCGGTTTATAAGGGGGGTGAGTACCCGATTTTATACGCAAGTTgcgtttatttatttattttttttcgcctaggtaaaaagtacatacatgtgtatacACGAGTTTGTGCGCAAGGTGTACCCTCACGTACGTATGGCTGAATGAGCGGAgaaaggagggggggggttGCTTAGAGGATCCTCCCCCCGTTAGCATACTCACTTGGCTTGCTCAAATTGTAAACTTGTCGCACCGTGGTGAGGAGCACCTCCATTTGTCAGAGCAGCCGAGTGGGTTCATCGCACCCTCCCCAAGCTGGCATAGACagtgctcccccccctttttgtgtgtgcaaagggggagtaaCCCGCAATGCGCACTGCCCCACCACGTTGATCCCCATTTGCGCTAAGACAAAATGAGCAACTACATCTGGAACAACACCTACTCGCTGGAATTCCTAAGCGAAGATTTTTACGAGCTGAACATCAGCACGAAGGACAACGTGTATGAAGTtgtgaggaagaggaaagatGACAATGAGGTGGAAAGCCTGAGCATTAACATAAGCAACCACATATGCATGTTCG carries:
- a CDS encoding tRNA-dihydrouridine synthase, putative (encoded by transcript PVX_086005A), whose product is MKEDESDEPVQKKEYEKTFWEQIGKPKHILAPMVDLSELAFRLLCRNYNCHLTFTPMLHAKNFVEHEKYRKSYFQSCEKDEPVIAQFCGNNSKIILNAIEYIKNEVNAVDLNLGCPQQIAKKGNYGAFLLQKHDEVVNLVSDITNNCNIPITCKIRKIDQDYQKTLNLCYDLQSRNVKMITVHGRTKEEKGTNIKQCDYEIIKIIKERLNIPIIANGSIEHFEDIQKCLNYTKADAVMCAEILLEKPYFFSNQNVHTVDVVNEYYDLFLQYESNTKYLKGHLFKMLYKYFQVHTDLRDMLNNCHSLDDYVNFRSILNEKRSSGVLTESSLSWYRRYRKTE
- a CDS encoding hypothetical protein, conserved (encoded by transcript PVX_086010A); protein product: MNKYMSSSSTILNNKKNVENAIKTNLVAEKTTEGSKNTKNEEIYSEIKKNLLKLEKVFLDNVLLQVKKKTTAGTKNSIEKSAINELNKYKKNIELLKSKVSIEDNTDKIVKLENKLKENEEILQKLNNDKEGLENISKQQLKAIDEICLNETQLSIQTKYEEIRQLKEELMKLKNTYMENENILKKKQEQLVNIDSQLKKKIFAIKNAKSSSNSSSVNASSNNASTLNNSKTISNYQIQTLKAQIDMINDNINADTQGYEEKISELESNIKSSENDIEFLNSQIGEIKKNIENVTLEIKKMRKQKKEK